One genomic segment of Clostridium saccharoperbutylacetonicum N1-4(HMT) includes these proteins:
- a CDS encoding AraC family transcriptional regulator: MNLNDLTQYLYTYNEDEIFYRKYYEARQDIVLHKGLLENIDKDYIIKHKLIIPEVSDKEIPKQMADETYFEMNSQNSIILLKHNRYTPEFTHKHVFFELIYVLAGQCTQKIGEHHIEMGEGDITIVSPNVKHSIAVFDDSIIINLLIRRNTFEDIFFDFLRNNNLLSNFFINNLYKEQRNDYIIFRTSKDEEIRNSILEMFLEYKNRSRYYNNILNNLLMVFFARLLRSHEKNVELPSLLKKETLRHIEMITYIQDNYIGITLDDVARRFHFSSPHSSKLIKEATGLTFTQLIQKIRLERAENLLLNTNISIADISNSVGYPTVEHFIRLFKRKNDISPSQYRKNNKLN, from the coding sequence ATGAATTTAAATGATTTAACCCAATATTTGTATACTTATAATGAAGATGAGATATTTTACAGAAAATATTATGAAGCAAGACAGGATATCGTATTGCATAAAGGCCTTTTAGAAAATATAGATAAAGACTATATTATTAAACATAAATTAATAATTCCTGAAGTTTCAGATAAAGAAATACCAAAACAAATGGCTGATGAAACTTACTTTGAAATGAATAGTCAAAATAGTATTATTCTTCTTAAGCATAATCGCTATACGCCAGAATTTACACATAAGCATGTCTTTTTTGAATTAATTTATGTATTGGCAGGTCAATGTACTCAAAAAATAGGTGAACATCATATAGAAATGGGAGAAGGAGATATAACTATTGTTTCCCCTAATGTAAAACATTCTATTGCTGTGTTTGATGACAGTATTATTATCAATTTATTAATACGCAGAAATACCTTTGAAGATATATTTTTTGATTTTTTACGAAATAATAATTTACTTTCAAATTTTTTTATAAATAATTTATACAAAGAACAGCGAAATGATTATATTATTTTTAGAACAAGTAAAGATGAGGAAATAAGAAATTCAATTTTAGAAATGTTCTTAGAATATAAGAATCGTTCCAGGTATTATAATAATATTCTCAACAATCTTCTTATGGTGTTTTTTGCTAGATTGCTTCGCTCTCATGAAAAAAATGTTGAATTGCCAAGCCTCTTAAAAAAAGAGACATTGAGACATATAGAAATGATTACTTACATTCAGGATAATTATATAGGGATTACATTAGATGATGTTGCTAGGAGATTTCATTTTTCTAGTCCACATAGTTCAAAGTTGATTAAAGAAGCAACAGGACTTACTTTTACTCAGCTAATACAAAAGATACGTCTTGAAAGAGCAGAGAATTTGTTGCTCAATACTAATATTTCTATTGCAGATATCAGCAATAGTGTAGGGTATCCTACTGTAGAGCATTTTATTAGGCTATTTAAAAGGAAAAATGATATTTCTCCAAGTCAATATAGGAAAAATAATAAATTGAACTAG
- a CDS encoding SDR family oxidoreductase has translation MKLPFSIDLSNKVIVVTGGAGVLGSSWVDALAECNAKVAILDRSIESAEKKASEVVAKGKTAIGVEANVLDKASLKKAHEVILEKFGPCDILINGAGGNNPKGTTTKEYLYEEDLKEENKDLVTFFDLDEDGIRFVFDLNFLGTLLPSQEFSRDMIGRKGCSIINVSSMNAFTPLTKIPAYSGAKSAVSNFTQWLAVHMSKVGIRVNAIAPGFFVTKQNEALLKNADGSYTERSHKILNATPMGRFGEAEELIGALLFLVNEEASSFVNGIVIPIDGGFSAYSGV, from the coding sequence ATGAAATTACCTTTTAGTATAGATTTAAGTAATAAAGTTATTGTAGTAACTGGTGGAGCTGGAGTACTTGGAAGCTCTTGGGTTGATGCCTTAGCTGAATGCAACGCAAAAGTTGCAATCTTAGATAGAAGCATAGAAAGTGCAGAAAAGAAGGCTTCTGAAGTTGTAGCTAAAGGAAAAACTGCTATAGGCGTTGAAGCTAACGTTCTTGATAAAGCAAGTCTTAAAAAAGCTCATGAAGTTATCTTAGAAAAGTTTGGTCCTTGCGACATTTTAATAAATGGTGCTGGTGGTAATAATCCAAAAGGAACAACTACTAAGGAATATTTATATGAAGAAGATTTAAAAGAAGAAAACAAAGATCTTGTAACTTTCTTCGATCTTGATGAAGATGGAATCAGATTTGTATTTGACTTAAACTTCCTTGGAACTTTACTTCCATCACAAGAATTTTCAAGAGACATGATTGGAAGAAAAGGTTGCAGCATTATCAATGTTTCATCAATGAATGCTTTCACTCCACTTACAAAAATACCAGCATACTCAGGTGCAAAATCTGCAGTATCAAACTTTACACAATGGCTAGCTGTTCATATGTCAAAGGTTGGTATAAGAGTGAATGCTATAGCTCCTGGCTTCTTTGTAACAAAACAAAATGAAGCACTTCTAAAAAATGCAGATGGAAGCTATACTGAGCGTTCTCACAAGATTTTAAACGCTACTCCAATGGGAAGATTTGGTGAAGCTGAAGAACTTATAGGTGCACTTCTATTCTTAGTAAATGAAGAAGCATCAAGCTTTGTAAATGGTATAGTTATACCAATTGATGGTGGTTTCTCAGCTTATTCAGGAGTTTAA
- the uxuA gene encoding mannonate dehydratase translates to MKLSFRWYGADDAVKLQYIRQIPSMDSIVTAIYDVPVGEVWSNESIVKLKAEVENANLKFDVIESVPVHEDIKLGLPTRDKYIENYKENIRRLAKAGVKVICYNFMPVFDWTRTQLDKVLEDGSTALVYYKEQLEKMDPLTGELSLPGWDSSYTKDQLADLFKQYSKVDEEALWSNLEYFLKQIIPVAEQNDIKMAIHPDDPPYNIFGLPRIITNEKNLDRFLKLVDSKYNGLTFCTGSLGSASFNNIVEMVDKYSSQGRIHFMHVRNVKLLEDGSFEESAHYSPCGSLDIVAIMKVLHKNNFDGYLRPDHGRMIWGETGRPGYGLYDRALGAMYIAGIWETLEKTNK, encoded by the coding sequence ATGAAATTATCATTTAGATGGTATGGAGCTGACGATGCCGTTAAGCTTCAATACATTAGACAAATCCCAAGTATGGACAGCATAGTAACTGCAATTTACGACGTTCCTGTAGGAGAAGTATGGAGTAATGAAAGCATAGTTAAATTAAAAGCTGAAGTTGAAAATGCTAACTTAAAATTTGATGTTATTGAAAGTGTTCCTGTTCATGAAGACATAAAACTTGGCTTACCTACAAGAGACAAATATATTGAAAATTATAAAGAAAACATAAGACGTCTTGCAAAAGCAGGAGTTAAAGTAATTTGTTATAACTTCATGCCTGTATTTGACTGGACTAGAACTCAACTTGATAAAGTTTTAGAAGATGGTTCTACTGCTCTTGTTTATTATAAAGAACAACTTGAAAAAATGGATCCTCTTACTGGTGAATTATCACTTCCAGGCTGGGATTCAAGCTATACAAAGGATCAACTTGCAGATTTATTCAAGCAATATTCAAAAGTTGATGAAGAAGCTTTATGGAGTAATTTAGAATACTTCTTAAAACAAATTATACCTGTTGCTGAACAAAATGATATTAAGATGGCAATTCACCCAGATGATCCTCCATATAATATCTTTGGACTTCCAAGAATAATCACAAACGAAAAGAACTTGGATAGATTCTTAAAGCTAGTTGACAGCAAATACAACGGACTTACTTTCTGTACTGGCTCTCTTGGATCAGCAAGCTTTAATAATATTGTAGAAATGGTAGATAAATATTCTAGCCAAGGTCGTATTCACTTTATGCATGTTAGAAATGTAAAACTTCTTGAAGATGGAAGCTTTGAAGAAAGTGCTCACTACTCACCTTGTGGTTCTTTAGATATTGTTGCAATTATGAAAGTGCTTCATAAAAACAACTTCGATGGATATCTTCGTCCAGACCACGGAAGAATGATTTGGGGAGAAACAGGAAGACCTGGCTATGGTTTATATGACCGTGCTTTAGGTGCTATGTATATTGCAGGAATTTGGGAAACTCTAGAAAAAACTAATAAATAA
- the uxaC gene encoding glucuronate isomerase, with protein sequence MLDNNFMLKGKTANILYKDIAKNAPIYDYHCHLSPKEIYEDKVFSNISKIFLEFDHYKWRAMRYAGIPEEYITGTANDFDKFKMWARTCERLIGSPLYHWTNLELRNFFGVTEILKESNAEKIYEHCNKKIAAEALSPVKFITNSKVKLICTTDDPIDNLEYHKLIAENKALTFKVLPTFRPDKALNILNEGFTDYMNALSESSGVKITSSYSTLIEALISRVEYFNEIGCKLSDHSLESLYYLPTTEAEVAEIFKKRLYKDKISTEDAEKFKCYTLKLLAKEYHKNGWAMQLHIGAMRNNNETMFKTLGPDAGFDVMNDFNIASSLSKLLNDINENSGLPKTAIYTLNPKDNIVLSALPHCFGEDGVRGKIQFGAAWWFNDHKEGMYEHLKSIGSQGMLADFVGMLTDSRSFLSYARHDYFRRILCSFIGSLVDDNEFENDPELLKEIVEGICYKNIKNYLKLED encoded by the coding sequence TTGTTAGATAACAATTTTATGTTAAAGGGAAAAACTGCAAATATCCTTTATAAGGATATTGCAAAAAATGCCCCTATTTATGACTATCATTGTCATTTATCTCCTAAAGAAATTTATGAGGATAAGGTATTTAGTAATATTTCTAAAATTTTTCTTGAGTTTGACCACTATAAGTGGAGAGCTATGAGATATGCAGGTATACCTGAAGAATATATTACTGGTACTGCAAATGATTTTGATAAATTCAAAATGTGGGCAAGAACTTGTGAAAGATTAATAGGTAGCCCCTTATATCACTGGACTAATCTTGAGCTAAGAAATTTCTTTGGAGTTACAGAAATTTTAAAGGAAAGCAATGCTGAAAAAATCTATGAGCATTGTAATAAGAAAATAGCTGCTGAAGCTTTATCTCCTGTAAAATTTATAACTAATTCCAAGGTAAAATTAATTTGCACTACAGATGATCCTATTGATAACTTGGAATATCATAAATTAATAGCTGAAAATAAGGCTTTAACTTTTAAAGTATTGCCAACCTTTAGACCTGATAAAGCGCTTAACATTTTAAATGAAGGTTTTACAGATTATATGAATGCCTTATCAGAAAGTTCTGGTGTCAAAATTACAAGCTCTTATTCAACTTTAATAGAAGCATTAATAAGCAGAGTTGAATATTTCAATGAAATTGGTTGTAAGCTTTCTGACCACTCACTAGAAAGTTTATATTATTTACCTACTACTGAAGCAGAAGTAGCTGAAATTTTCAAGAAGCGCTTATATAAAGATAAAATATCAACTGAAGATGCTGAAAAATTTAAATGTTATACTCTTAAATTGCTTGCTAAGGAATATCACAAAAATGGCTGGGCAATGCAGCTTCATATAGGAGCAATGAGAAATAACAATGAAACTATGTTTAAAACGTTAGGTCCTGATGCAGGTTTTGATGTTATGAATGATTTTAATATAGCTTCATCATTATCAAAACTTCTTAATGATATTAATGAAAACTCTGGACTTCCAAAGACAGCAATTTACACTTTAAATCCAAAGGATAATATTGTACTTTCTGCACTTCCTCACTGCTTTGGTGAAGATGGTGTAAGAGGAAAAATTCAATTTGGGGCTGCTTGGTGGTTTAACGATCATAAAGAAGGCATGTATGAGCATTTAAAATCAATTGGAAGCCAAGGAATGCTAGCTGACTTTGTTGGAATGCTTACAGATTCAAGAAGCTTTTTATCTTATGCAAGACATGACTATTTCAGAAGAATATTATGTAGCTTTATAGGTTCATTGGTTGATGATAATGAATTTGAAAATGATCCTGAGCTTCTAAAAGAAATTGTTGAAGGCATCTGCTACAAAAATATAAAAAATTATTTAAAATTGGAGGATTAA
- a CDS encoding HAMP domain-containing sensor histidine kinase — translation MNKKFLSTKLEIKLIIALVFSFIISVCIFLLIYTAGENILDNYFNKTSFLVNQKKQAVSEFKEYVSDNSLSINDHDKIESWIRQNKNVNLYIYKDNDLVYASNINDEVTSYEQYKESPIFPSNTLVDVSFIDSDAKMHMECFFEYKYYYFLAFAGIAISLLFFIILILFFINKKITYIGLLETEIKILEGGDLTYDITIDSNDELSSLAQSINDMRKSFIERLENESEAQLANSELITALSHDLRTPLTALVGYLDIIEYKKYKTEENFKQYIHNSREKAYQIKYLSDKLFEYFTVFNTCDALELETFNGNELLEQLIQEQIFLLDNKGFFFDFSSCNTPFLLEVNLISMQRVFDNIFSNLSKYADKSKVIKVNYYIEKEKLFITVENQINNLKALDSTGIGLKTCKKIIEMHKGEFDIKRRENLFLISITLNITSS, via the coding sequence TTGAATAAAAAATTTCTATCTACTAAATTAGAAATTAAATTAATCATAGCTTTAGTATTTTCATTTATTATATCTGTTTGTATATTTCTTTTAATATATACAGCAGGTGAAAATATATTAGATAACTACTTTAACAAGACTTCCTTTCTTGTTAACCAAAAAAAACAAGCTGTGTCAGAGTTTAAAGAATATGTATCGGATAATAGCTTATCAATAAATGATCATGACAAAATCGAAAGTTGGATTCGCCAAAACAAGAATGTGAATCTTTATATTTATAAAGATAATGATTTAGTTTATGCTTCTAATATAAATGATGAAGTAACAAGTTATGAACAATATAAAGAAAGTCCAATTTTCCCTAGTAATACTCTTGTTGATGTGTCATTTATTGATTCTGATGCAAAAATGCATATGGAATGCTTTTTTGAATACAAGTATTACTATTTTCTAGCTTTTGCTGGAATCGCTATATCATTGCTTTTCTTTATAATTCTTATACTGTTTTTTATTAACAAAAAAATCACCTATATTGGACTTCTTGAAACTGAAATAAAAATCTTAGAAGGAGGAGATTTAACCTATGATATTACTATAGATAGCAATGATGAGCTTTCATCATTGGCTCAAAGTATTAATGATATGAGAAAATCCTTTATCGAAAGGTTAGAAAATGAAAGTGAAGCTCAACTTGCAAATAGTGAGTTGATTACAGCCTTATCACATGATCTAAGAACTCCTCTAACAGCATTAGTTGGGTATTTAGATATTATAGAATATAAAAAATATAAAACTGAAGAAAACTTTAAACAATATATTCATAATAGTAGGGAAAAAGCATATCAAATTAAATATCTATCAGATAAACTGTTTGAGTACTTTACAGTTTTTAATACCTGTGATGCTTTAGAATTAGAAACCTTTAATGGAAATGAACTACTAGAACAACTAATTCAAGAGCAAATTTTCCTGTTAGACAATAAAGGATTTTTCTTTGATTTTTCTTCTTGCAATACACCTTTTTTACTCGAAGTGAATTTAATATCAATGCAACGAGTTTTTGATAATATTTTTTCTAATCTATCTAAATATGCAGATAAATCTAAAGTGATTAAAGTTAACTACTACATTGAAAAAGAAAAACTATTTATAACTGTAGAAAACCAAATAAATAATTTAAAAGCATTAGATAGCACAGGTATAGGACTAAAAACCTGCAAGAAGATCATAGAAATGCATAAAGGAGAATTTGATATTAAAAGAAGAGAAAACTTATTTTTGATTTCGATAACTTTAAATATAACTTCATCTTAA
- a CDS encoding response regulator transcription factor: MRNILIADDNDEIREIVKVLLESEGYNVLEAVDGEDAICKVDESIDLIILDIVMPKKTGFKACIEIREKTSAPILFLTAKSQDSDKYMAFSAGSDDYLSKPFSYTELVSRVKALLRRYYVYKGKEASDSINSISINGLKINLTSNEISIDGREIALTEIEYSILLLMSKNRKKIFSAQNLYESIWNEPYFYSCNNTVMVHIRNLRSKLESDPQNPKYIKTVWGKGYRIE; this comes from the coding sequence ATGAGGAATATTTTAATTGCGGATGATAATGACGAGATAAGAGAAATAGTTAAAGTTTTATTGGAAAGTGAAGGCTACAATGTGCTAGAGGCTGTAGATGGTGAAGATGCTATATGCAAGGTTGATGAAAGCATTGATTTAATAATCCTTGATATAGTAATGCCTAAAAAAACAGGATTTAAAGCGTGTATAGAAATTCGCGAGAAGACAAGTGCACCAATTTTATTTTTAACAGCCAAATCCCAAGATTCAGATAAATATATGGCTTTTTCTGCTGGAAGTGATGATTATCTTTCAAAACCATTTTCATATACAGAACTAGTATCAAGAGTCAAAGCTTTACTTAGAAGATATTATGTTTATAAAGGGAAAGAGGCAAGTGACTCAATAAATTCAATTAGTATTAACGGATTAAAAATAAATTTAACTTCAAACGAAATTTCAATAGACGGGCGAGAAATCGCTTTAACTGAAATTGAATATAGTATTCTTTTATTGATGTCTAAAAATCGTAAAAAGATTTTTTCAGCACAAAATTTATATGAAAGTATTTGGAACGAACCCTATTTTTACTCTTGTAATAATACAGTCATGGTTCATATAAGAAATTTAAGAAGTAAGTTAGAATCCGATCCACAAAATCCAAAATATATAAAAACAGTTTGGGGAAAGGGGTACAGGATTGAATAA
- a CDS encoding TVP38/TMEM64 family protein produces the protein MDRAKKLLIGKILLAILGGIAITLTIKYLPYILEITTSLDKFRDYIISTGRFGSFLFIFFQILQTVIAPIPGEVIQVAGGYIYGVPLGLIYTTLGLMIGGIIAFYFTRLIGASFIEKLIKKKKSNWLLDIMNSKKFTVILFVFFIIPGFPKDFLIYVAGLTPIKPLKFFGILLISRFPWLLASVGIGSNIHYGNYMSTIVISLIALIAFVLGIIYKDKLISKFSQGNQVNEQM, from the coding sequence ATGGATAGAGCAAAAAAACTATTAATAGGAAAAATATTATTGGCAATATTAGGTGGGATAGCTATTACGTTAACTATTAAGTATTTACCATATATTCTTGAAATAACAACATCCCTTGATAAGTTTAGGGATTATATAATTTCTACAGGGAGGTTTGGTTCATTTTTATTTATATTCTTTCAAATATTACAAACCGTGATTGCACCAATTCCAGGTGAAGTGATTCAAGTTGCTGGTGGATACATATATGGAGTTCCTCTTGGGCTAATTTATACCACATTAGGACTTATGATTGGTGGGATTATAGCTTTTTATTTCACAAGATTAATAGGAGCTTCCTTTATAGAAAAACTGATTAAAAAGAAAAAATCCAACTGGCTTTTGGATATTATGAATAGTAAAAAGTTTACAGTTATATTATTTGTATTTTTTATTATACCTGGTTTTCCAAAAGACTTTTTAATATATGTAGCAGGGTTAACTCCAATAAAGCCATTAAAATTCTTTGGAATTTTACTTATAAGTAGATTTCCATGGCTATTAGCTTCCGTAGGAATAGGATCTAATATTCATTATGGAAATTATATGTCAACAATAGTAATTTCACTTATAGCTTTAATAGCATTTGTATTAGGGATAATTTATAAGGATAAGCTTATAAGTAAGTTTTCCCAAGGTAATCAAGTTAATGAACAGATGTAG
- the pssA gene encoding CDP-diacylglycerol--serine O-phosphatidyltransferase, producing the protein MLKKYIPNILTFMNLSFGILSIIEVFNKNFSRGALFIIAAALIDRYDGRIARYFKVSSEIGKELDSLADLISFGVAPAILIFSKYIFGFQAFGVIGIISAQAYIICGCYRLAKYNVSEFNGTFTGIPITIAGLILALFSLFVPKNNVFVIILSVILMSVLAYLMIAKFKLKKI; encoded by the coding sequence ATGTTAAAAAAATATATACCAAATATATTAACATTTATGAATTTATCGTTTGGAATTCTTTCAATAATTGAAGTTTTTAATAAAAATTTTAGTAGAGGAGCTTTATTTATAATTGCTGCTGCGTTAATAGATAGATATGATGGCAGAATTGCAAGATATTTTAAGGTATCCAGTGAAATAGGAAAAGAACTAGATTCTTTAGCAGATTTAATTTCCTTTGGAGTTGCACCGGCTATATTAATATTTTCTAAATATATTTTTGGTTTTCAGGCGTTTGGCGTGATTGGAATTATTTCAGCACAAGCTTATATTATATGTGGTTGTTACAGATTAGCAAAATATAATGTTAGTGAATTTAATGGAACTTTCACAGGAATTCCAATAACTATTGCAGGTTTAATTCTAGCATTATTTTCGTTATTTGTACCTAAAAATAACGTATTTGTAATAATACTATCAGTTATTTTAATGAGCGTTCTTGCTTATCTTATGATAGCAAAATTTAAGTTGAAAAAGATTTGA
- a CDS encoding AI-2E family transporter: MEVKKDEFWKNVIRTVIEFMVIALIIYLIKDLFNLIIFTFLFSYLLYNLQKYIVRKTRLPRTLVTIVLYIIIFGLIIFFACRYIPEIIREIQIIYEELWKINVPDNWKGYIDILRKQIDISKSYDTLMNTLIVTGKSLVQGSANLFISLILSMLFILDIERIKKFISKFKTSKASRLYNRLEYFGLNFLNSFGKVIQAQFLIALVNSILSTIALWIMGFPQLIGLGFMIFVLSFIPVVGVIISLIPLCLIAFNVGGVIKVISVIIMIALLHGLESYILNPKLMSDKTSLPVFFIFIILVLGEQFMGTWGLLLGIPLVIFILDILEVKVSDE, from the coding sequence ATGGAAGTAAAAAAAGATGAGTTTTGGAAAAATGTAATAAGAACTGTTATAGAATTTATGGTTATAGCTTTAATAATTTATCTTATTAAAGATTTGTTTAATCTAATTATTTTTACATTCTTATTTTCTTATTTACTATATAATTTGCAAAAATATATAGTAAGAAAAACGCGCTTGCCAAGAACCTTAGTAACGATTGTTTTATATATTATTATTTTTGGATTAATAATATTTTTTGCGTGTAGGTATATTCCTGAAATTATAAGAGAAATTCAAATCATATATGAAGAGCTATGGAAAATAAATGTACCTGATAATTGGAAAGGATATATAGATATCTTAAGGAAGCAGATTGATATATCAAAATCTTATGATACGCTTATGAATACTTTGATAGTTACTGGCAAAAGCTTAGTACAGGGAAGTGCTAATTTATTTATTTCATTAATATTAAGTATGCTTTTTATCTTAGATATAGAAAGAATAAAAAAATTTATAAGCAAATTTAAAACGAGTAAAGCATCAAGACTTTACAATCGTCTTGAGTATTTTGGATTAAATTTCTTAAATTCCTTTGGAAAAGTAATACAAGCTCAATTTTTAATAGCATTAGTAAATTCTATTCTTTCTACCATAGCTTTATGGATTATGGGATTTCCACAATTAATAGGTCTAGGCTTTATGATATTTGTGCTAAGTTTTATACCGGTGGTTGGAGTTATAATATCTTTAATACCACTTTGTTTAATAGCATTCAATGTTGGCGGTGTAATTAAAGTAATATCCGTTATTATAATGATTGCTTTATTACATGGGTTAGAAAGTTATATATTAAATCCAAAGTTAATGTCCGATAAAACATCATTGCCAGTATTCTTTATATTTATAATATTAGTTTTGGGAGAACAATTTATGGGAACATGGGGATTATTGTTGGGAATACCTTTAGTTATTTTTATTTTAGATATTTTAGAGGTTAAGGTATCAGATGAATAA
- a CDS encoding ABC transporter ATP-binding protein — MKGKVMLKLLKYFKFNKVIVTSLVIVILLKTLGILYVPTLTASIVNNGVVKGDMDYVLKTGGIMIGVAILTGILAILSTYLSANLSAALSRDMRRKIFLHSQKLSIEDYKKFSTSSLITRCTSDVNQVENTVIMIFEMIIPVPFITLIGMLLAFFKDKYMALIILITGGSLLIFILLISKKVISLSIGMQEELDKINSRVRQFISGIRIIRAFNRDRYEKKLMDSTFESYADINIKMNKIFAMGMPLILFILNLCTVAILWFGAVRINAGKMLVGDIMAVIEYSIIILVYLVMAVMVLMNLPRASACSKRILEVLSYKPEIIDEKITNQISNNKKVLEFRNVIFSYKDAQEPVLKGINFTCESGKTTAIIGATGSGKSTIAKLIPRLQDVKNGEILINDLNIKKFPQKDLRNSISFSPQKAFLFSGTIASNIRHGKKDATLEEIRSAAITAQADNFIMDLKSDYDSIVSQGGSNFSGGQKQRICIARALIKKSDIYVFDDSFSALDYSTDARLRRAMKERLKDSIIITIAQRISTIMEAEQIIVLDKGQIVGKGTHKELMKNCSIYIEIAESQLSKEELANE, encoded by the coding sequence ATGAAAGGGAAAGTTATGTTAAAGTTACTTAAATATTTTAAATTTAATAAAGTAATTGTTACTTCATTAGTTATAGTTATATTGCTCAAAACCTTAGGAATACTTTATGTTCCAACCTTGACGGCTAGTATAGTTAACAATGGAGTAGTAAAAGGGGATATGGATTATGTATTAAAGACTGGTGGGATAATGATAGGTGTTGCAATACTTACAGGAATATTAGCTATATTATCGACATATTTGTCAGCTAATTTATCAGCAGCTCTTTCGCGAGATATGCGTAGGAAAATATTTTTGCATTCACAAAAGTTATCTATAGAAGATTATAAAAAATTTTCTACTTCCTCTTTAATAACACGATGTACAAGTGATGTAAATCAAGTGGAAAATACAGTAATAATGATTTTTGAGATGATTATTCCTGTTCCGTTTATAACCTTAATAGGAATGTTATTAGCATTTTTTAAAGATAAGTATATGGCTTTAATAATACTTATAACAGGGGGATCGCTTCTAATATTTATTTTATTGATAAGTAAAAAAGTTATAAGTTTATCAATTGGAATGCAGGAAGAGTTAGATAAAATAAATTCTAGAGTTAGGCAATTTATTTCTGGAATACGAATTATACGTGCTTTTAATCGTGACAGGTATGAAAAAAAGCTAATGGATAGCACTTTTGAGAGCTATGCTGATATTAATATAAAAATGAACAAGATATTTGCAATGGGAATGCCGTTAATATTATTTATACTAAATTTATGTACTGTGGCTATTTTATGGTTTGGAGCTGTTAGAATAAATGCTGGAAAAATGTTAGTTGGAGATATTATGGCAGTTATAGAATATTCAATAATTATACTTGTGTATTTAGTTATGGCTGTAATGGTGCTTATGAATTTACCACGTGCTAGTGCATGTTCTAAGCGTATATTAGAAGTGTTGTCGTACAAGCCTGAAATTATAGATGAAAAAATAACTAACCAGATTTCAAATAATAAAAAAGTCTTAGAATTTAGAAATGTTATATTTTCATATAAAGATGCACAGGAGCCTGTACTTAAAGGTATTAATTTTACCTGTGAAAGTGGTAAAACAACTGCAATTATAGGTGCTACAGGTTCAGGGAAAAGTACTATTGCTAAATTAATACCAAGATTACAGGACGTAAAAAATGGAGAAATATTAATTAATGACCTTAACATAAAAAAGTTTCCACAAAAAGATTTAAGGAATAGTATAAGCTTTTCGCCACAAAAAGCATTTCTATTTAGTGGAACTATAGCTAGCAATATAAGACATGGAAAAAAGGATGCAACCTTAGAGGAAATACGAAGCGCTGCTATAACGGCTCAAGCAGATAACTTTATAATGGATTTAAAATCTGATTATGATTCAATAGTATCGCAGGGGGGAAGTAATTTTTCTGGAGGGCAAAAACAGAGAATATGTATTGCACGAGCTTTGATAAAGAAAAGTGATATATATGTATTTGATGATAGCTTTTCTGCCTTGGATTATAGCACAGATGCTAGACTCAGAAGAGCAATGAAGGAAAGGTTAAAGGATTCAATTATTATAACAATTGCTCAAAGAATAAGTACTATTATGGAAGCAGAGCAGATTATAGTTTTAGATAAAGGACAAATAGTAGGAAAAGGAACTCATAAGGAACTTATGAAAAATTGTTCTATTTATATAGAAATAGCAGAATCACAATTGAGCAAGGAGGAATTAGCTAATGAATGA